In one Mycobacterium heckeshornense genomic region, the following are encoded:
- a CDS encoding cobyric acid synthase, whose amino-acid sequence MSGALLVAGTSSDAGKSIVVAGLCRLLARKGLRVAPFKAQNMSNNSVVTVEGGEIGRAQAMQARAAGLQPSIRFNPILLKPGGERTSQLVIRGQVADSVTAAGYWAHRDRLAAVVNDELSSLRAEFDAVICEGAGSPAEINLRATDLANLGLARAAHLPVILVGDIDRGGLLAHLFGTVAVLDPQDQALVAGFIVNKFRGDPALLAPGLRQLHELTGRPTYGVLPYAEELWLDAEDSVSVQATRVLGIPAPPRGRQWLRVAALRLPRISNSTDIEALACEPGVLVHWATEPADVAEVDVIVVPGSKATVADLRWLHDRGLAQAVVAHARSGRVVLGICGGFQMLCRTIDDRVETHSGRVEGLGLLDADIVFGAEKVLRRWLTPLTGYEIHHGRVRRCGEATWFEADGCAQGYRRDHVFGTHWHGVFDNDAFRRQWLTDAATVAGRDGFAVADDVDVVARRDAQLDLIADLLATHVNIDAIAGLLDEGPPRRPRIVSRLGE is encoded by the coding sequence GTGAGCGGCGCACTGCTGGTGGCCGGCACCAGCTCCGACGCCGGCAAGTCCATCGTCGTCGCCGGCCTGTGCCGGTTGCTGGCGCGCAAGGGGCTGCGAGTCGCACCGTTCAAGGCGCAGAACATGTCCAACAATTCCGTGGTCACCGTCGAGGGCGGCGAAATCGGCCGGGCCCAGGCCATGCAAGCCCGCGCCGCGGGCCTGCAACCCAGCATCAGGTTCAACCCGATCCTGCTCAAACCCGGCGGCGAGCGCACGTCGCAGCTGGTGATCCGGGGTCAGGTGGCCGACTCGGTCACCGCGGCCGGCTACTGGGCGCATCGCGACCGACTGGCCGCAGTGGTTAACGACGAGTTGTCAAGCCTGCGAGCCGAATTCGACGCGGTGATCTGCGAGGGCGCCGGGTCGCCCGCGGAGATCAACTTACGCGCAACGGATTTGGCTAACCTGGGCCTGGCCCGGGCGGCACATCTGCCGGTAATCCTGGTGGGTGACATCGACCGCGGCGGCCTGCTGGCCCACCTGTTCGGCACGGTCGCGGTGCTCGACCCGCAAGACCAGGCACTGGTCGCCGGCTTCATCGTCAACAAATTCCGCGGTGATCCCGCGCTGCTGGCGCCCGGCTTGCGGCAACTGCACGAACTGACCGGTCGGCCCACCTACGGCGTGCTGCCGTACGCCGAAGAGCTGTGGCTCGACGCCGAGGACTCGGTGTCGGTGCAGGCCACCCGGGTTCTGGGCATCCCGGCGCCGCCGCGCGGCCGTCAATGGTTGCGGGTCGCCGCACTGCGCCTGCCCCGAATCTCCAATTCCACCGACATCGAGGCGCTGGCCTGCGAACCCGGTGTACTGGTGCATTGGGCCACCGAACCCGCCGACGTGGCCGAGGTCGACGTGATCGTGGTGCCGGGCAGCAAGGCCACCGTCGCCGATCTGCGCTGGCTGCACGACCGTGGCCTGGCCCAAGCCGTGGTCGCCCACGCCCGGTCGGGCCGTGTCGTGCTGGGTATCTGCGGTGGTTTTCAGATGCTGTGCCGGACCATCGACGACCGGGTGGAAACCCATTCCGGGCGCGTCGAGGGGCTGGGCCTGCTCGACGCCGACATCGTGTTCGGTGCGGAGAAGGTGCTGCGCCGGTGGCTCACACCGCTGACCGGCTACGAGATTCACCACGGCCGGGTGCGGCGCTGCGGCGAGGCGACGTGGTTCGAGGCTGACGGATGCGCGCAGGGCTATCGGCGCGATCACGTGTTCGGCACCCATTGGCATGGCGTGTTCGACAACGACGCCTTCCGCCGCCAGTGGTTGACCGACGCCGCGACCGTGGCCGGCCGCGATGGGTTCGCGGTCGCCGACGATGTCGACGTGGTGGCCCGCCGGGACGCCCAATTGGACTTGATCGCAGATCTATTGGCCACGCATGTCAACATCGACGCGATTGCCGGCCTGCTTGACGAGGGGCCACCGAGGCGTCCGCGCATCGTTTCGCGGCTGGGCGAATAG
- a CDS encoding PPE family protein, which yields MDFGMLPPEVNSWRMYSGPGCGPMLAAAAAWDQVAGELRSAAVDYGSVISGLTSGPWQGASASSMTAAAAPFVAWLAAAAGQAEEAAAGAKAAAAAFEAAYAMTVPPPLIAANRAQLMSLIATNVVGQNSPAIAATEAHYDEMWAQDAAAMYGYAGSAAVASKVSAFTSPPITVNPAGLASQGATLAQTASTSSATETQTALTQLTSAVPQALQSLTSPGSSTSSTSLMSAVNSLNSLSTPVRTAAYLANTPITSVNSLNSIAKSLGSTTTTAASSVKAGESAFAGGLSSLLGAVGSSASPGSGGPAVSAGIGQAISIGPLSVPQAWTAAPPAGGVGQPAGGLAGSAAGAAPATGSASVPPVMPIGSMGGRGLNAPPSQYAVRPTVIPRSPSAG from the coding sequence ATGGATTTCGGGATGCTTCCGCCGGAAGTCAATTCCTGGCGCATGTACTCCGGTCCCGGCTGTGGACCGATGCTCGCCGCCGCTGCGGCCTGGGACCAGGTGGCCGGTGAACTCAGATCCGCTGCCGTCGACTACGGCTCGGTGATCTCCGGTTTGACCAGCGGGCCGTGGCAGGGCGCGTCCGCGTCGTCGATGACGGCGGCTGCGGCACCGTTTGTGGCATGGTTGGCCGCCGCAGCCGGTCAAGCCGAAGAGGCCGCAGCCGGAGCCAAGGCGGCAGCGGCCGCCTTCGAGGCGGCTTATGCGATGACGGTGCCTCCGCCGTTGATCGCCGCCAATCGCGCGCAACTGATGTCGTTGATCGCGACAAATGTTGTGGGCCAAAACAGTCCGGCGATTGCTGCCACCGAAGCCCACTACGACGAGATGTGGGCCCAGGATGCGGCGGCGATGTACGGCTACGCCGGCAGCGCGGCGGTGGCATCGAAGGTGAGTGCCTTCACCTCACCGCCGATCACCGTCAATCCGGCTGGACTGGCCAGCCAGGGCGCGACGCTCGCACAAACCGCGAGTACGTCGAGCGCAACGGAGACCCAGACGGCTTTGACTCAGTTGACCTCCGCGGTACCGCAGGCGTTGCAGAGCCTCACCTCGCCCGGCTCGTCGACCTCGTCAACATCACTGATGTCGGCGGTGAACAGCCTCAATAGCCTGTCGACCCCGGTGCGGACTGCCGCGTATCTGGCGAATACACCGATCACGAGCGTCAACTCGCTGAACTCCATTGCGAAGTCTCTGGGGTCGACGACCACCACGGCGGCTTCCAGCGTCAAAGCGGGGGAATCGGCCTTCGCGGGCGGGTTGAGTTCGTTGCTGGGCGCGGTGGGTTCATCGGCCAGTCCGGGTTCTGGCGGGCCGGCGGTATCGGCGGGTATCGGCCAGGCAATTTCGATCGGCCCGTTGTCGGTGCCGCAGGCATGGACGGCGGCTCCACCAGCCGGCGGCGTCGGCCAGCCTGCTGGGGGTCTGGCAGGATCCGCCGCCGGCGCCGCACCGGCGACCGGATCGGCGAGCGTACCGCCCGTGATGCCGATCGGGTCGATGGGCGGACGCGGTTTGAACGCTCCCCCGTCGCAATATGCCGTGCGGCCGACTGTGATTCCCCGTTCACCGTCGGCCGGGTGA
- a CDS encoding alpha/beta hydrolase — protein sequence MTTVDGFPVPVSVTGPDKGSVVVVLGAAQRAVAAYDAVCERLHTASLRTIVIGPDPRLTPKSVVGILDALDIQWGVVVGDRAGGDVAWELAATRLDRFTGLVAIDRGHPRVADLAGVIRDAHCPPVEVNTTALVSTPAARAVARASQRYVYADYRIVELLGRRNAHEATAQLAAEIVLRTHTF from the coding sequence ATGACCACCGTCGACGGCTTCCCCGTCCCGGTCAGCGTGACCGGTCCGGACAAGGGCTCCGTCGTGGTGGTGCTTGGCGCAGCGCAGCGCGCGGTCGCCGCATACGACGCGGTCTGCGAACGCCTGCACACCGCCTCGCTGCGGACCATCGTCATCGGCCCGGATCCGAGGCTGACGCCCAAGTCGGTGGTCGGCATCCTCGACGCGCTCGACATCCAGTGGGGTGTGGTGGTCGGCGACCGCGCCGGCGGAGACGTCGCCTGGGAACTGGCGGCGACCCGGCTGGACCGGTTCACCGGTTTGGTCGCCATCGACCGGGGGCATCCCCGCGTGGCCGACCTGGCCGGTGTCATCCGCGACGCGCACTGCCCGCCGGTGGAGGTCAACACCACGGCACTGGTCAGCACCCCCGCGGCGCGCGCGGTGGCGCGGGCCAGCCAGCGGTATGTCTACGCCGACTACCGCATCGTGGAGCTGCTCGGGCGGCGCAATGCGCATGAGGCGACCGCGCAACTGGCGGCCGAGATCGTGCTGCGCACCCACACCTTCTAG
- a CDS encoding HoxN/HupN/NixA family nickel/cobalt transporter: MLGGALDKRPSTWSRLRGALMPDEWLRLGAMFAVIVALHLIGWITLVLIVQPAHLSLGDKAFGLGIGLTAYTLGLRHAFDADHIAAIDNTTRKLMNDGQRPLGVGFFFSLGHSSVVFGLAVLLAIGVKAIIGPVEQGSSALHHYTSLIGTSVSGAFLYLIAVINVVILVGILGVFARMRRGHYDEAELEAQLNSRGLLNRLLGRFTKSITKSWHMYPVGLLFGLGFDTATEVALLVLAGSSAAAGVPWYAILCLPVLFTAGMCLLDTIDGSFMNFAYGWAFSNPVRKVYYNITITGLSVAVALLVGSVELLGLLADQFGWTGAFWNWVGSVDLNMIGFAIVALFVVTWIVALLVWRYGRIEEKWSVQAERVG, translated from the coding sequence ATGCTCGGGGGCGCGCTGGACAAGCGGCCGTCGACGTGGTCGAGGCTACGGGGCGCATTGATGCCCGACGAGTGGCTGCGGCTGGGAGCGATGTTCGCAGTGATCGTCGCGCTGCACCTGATCGGGTGGATCACCCTGGTGCTCATCGTCCAGCCAGCACATTTGAGCCTCGGCGACAAAGCATTCGGCCTCGGCATCGGGCTGACTGCCTACACGCTGGGGTTGCGGCATGCGTTCGACGCCGATCACATCGCCGCGATCGACAACACCACCCGCAAGCTGATGAACGACGGCCAGCGGCCGCTTGGGGTCGGTTTCTTCTTCTCGCTGGGCCACTCGTCGGTTGTGTTCGGGTTGGCGGTGCTGCTGGCCATCGGGGTGAAGGCCATCATCGGCCCCGTGGAGCAGGGCTCCTCGGCACTGCACCACTACACGAGCTTGATCGGCACCAGCGTCTCGGGGGCGTTCCTGTACTTGATCGCGGTCATCAACGTTGTCATCCTGGTCGGCATCCTGGGGGTGTTCGCGCGGATGCGCCGCGGCCACTATGACGAGGCCGAGCTCGAAGCACAGTTGAATAGCCGCGGATTGCTCAACCGGTTACTAGGTCGCTTTACCAAATCGATTACCAAGTCCTGGCACATGTACCCGGTTGGCCTGTTATTCGGGTTGGGTTTCGACACCGCAACCGAAGTCGCGCTGCTGGTGTTGGCGGGTAGCAGTGCTGCGGCGGGTGTGCCGTGGTATGCGATTTTGTGCCTGCCGGTGCTGTTCACCGCGGGCATGTGCCTGCTGGACACCATTGACGGGTCGTTCATGAACTTTGCCTACGGCTGGGCGTTTTCCAACCCAGTGCGAAAGGTCTACTACAACATCACCATTACCGGGCTGTCGGTAGCGGTCGCGCTGCTGGTGGGCAGCGTTGAACTCCTCGGGCTGCTTGCCGATCAGTTTGGCTGGACCGGCGCGTTCTGGAACTGGGTCGGCAGCGTCGACCTCAACATGATCGGCTTCGCGATTGTCGCGTTATTTGTCGTGACTTGGATTGTGGCCCTGCTTGTTTGGCGCTATGGCCGCATCGAGGAGAAGTGGAGCGTGCAAGCCGAGCGCGTTGGGTAA
- a CDS encoding GNAT family N-acetyltransferase: MSAPPIFRLVDERRVSVVRDAAAVGRVLDADPVGSCMVAARVADHGIDPGSIGGELWTRRGADESLCYAGANLIPLRGALEDLHAFADEAMSAARRCSSLVGRAELVMPMWRRLESAWGPARDVRDRQPLMALDRMPACAIDPEVRQVRPDELDAYLVAAVDMFIGEVGVDPRLGDGGRGYRRRVANLISAGRAWARFEDGEVIFKAEVGSQSPAVGQIQGVWVHPERRGRGLGAAGTATLAAVIVGTGRIASLYVNDFNTVARAAYARVGFREVGTFATVLLD; encoded by the coding sequence ATGTCGGCTCCGCCCATCTTTCGCCTGGTCGACGAGCGACGGGTGTCGGTGGTGCGCGACGCCGCGGCCGTGGGCCGGGTTCTCGACGCCGATCCCGTCGGATCGTGCATGGTCGCCGCGCGGGTCGCCGACCACGGCATCGACCCCGGCTCGATCGGCGGCGAACTGTGGACGCGCCGCGGCGCTGACGAATCGCTGTGCTACGCGGGGGCCAACCTGATACCGCTGCGCGGCGCGCTCGAGGATCTGCACGCGTTCGCCGACGAGGCGATGAGCGCGGCGCGGCGCTGCTCGTCGCTGGTCGGCCGGGCCGAACTGGTCATGCCGATGTGGCGGCGGCTGGAATCCGCCTGGGGCCCGGCCCGCGACGTGCGCGACCGTCAGCCGTTGATGGCGCTGGACCGCATGCCCGCCTGCGCGATCGATCCCGAGGTGCGCCAGGTACGCCCCGACGAGCTCGACGCGTATCTGGTCGCGGCCGTCGACATGTTCATCGGCGAGGTGGGTGTCGATCCCCGGCTCGGTGACGGCGGCCGGGGCTATCGCCGCCGGGTCGCCAACCTGATCTCGGCGGGGCGCGCGTGGGCCCGCTTCGAGGACGGCGAGGTCATCTTCAAGGCTGAGGTCGGCTCGCAGTCGCCGGCGGTGGGCCAGATTCAGGGGGTCTGGGTGCATCCCGAGCGCCGCGGGCGGGGTTTGGGCGCCGCGGGCACCGCCACGCTGGCGGCGGTGATCGTGGGCACCGGACGTATTGCCAGCCTGTACGTCAACGACTTCAACACCGTGGCCCGGGCCGCATACGCCCGGGTCGGCTTCCGTGAGGTTGGCACCTTCGCCACCGTGCTGCTGGACTGA
- a CDS encoding penicillin-binding transpeptidase domain-containing protein, translating into MATGISFVSAVACLGLAAALTAPGCTPRPDGPGPAAERFFAALATGDTATAAQLTDDPSDARAALNAAWAGLQATHLDARVLGAKYTEDTGAVAYRYTWHLPKNRTWTYEGQLKMARDEGRWQIRWTATGLHPKLGDHQTFALRADPPRRASVNEAGGTDVLVPGYLYHYALDASRAGTQLASTARAVADALRPFDDTLDPQQLAERASSAPKPLDLITLRVDDNNRVAPAIGNLPGVVITPQAELLPTDDRFAPAVISEVKKAVVDRLDGQAGWRVVSVNQNGVDVAVLHEVEPSPAPSITISLDRTVQNAAQHAVDNQPRKAMIVVIKPSTGEILAVAQNAAADADGPVATTGLYPPGSTFKMVTAGAALERDMATPNTLLGCPGEIDIGHRTIPNYGGFDLGVVPMSRAFASSCNTTFAELASRMPPRGLSQTAAQYGLGLDYQVDGIPTVTGSVPPTVDLAERTEDGFGQGKVLTSPFGMALVAATVAAGKTPLPQLIEGRPTKVSGDATPITPKMLDGLRPMMRLVVTNGTASDISDCGAVFGKTGEAEFPGGSHSWFAGYRGDMAFASLIVGGGSSEYAVRMTKFMFDQLPGDYLT; encoded by the coding sequence ATGGCAACAGGAATCTCATTTGTATCAGCGGTCGCATGCCTGGGTTTGGCTGCGGCGCTCACCGCGCCGGGCTGCACCCCGCGTCCCGACGGCCCCGGTCCGGCCGCCGAGCGCTTCTTCGCCGCACTGGCCACCGGCGACACGGCGACGGCGGCACAGCTCACCGACGATCCCAGCGATGCCCGCGCAGCACTCAACGCGGCCTGGGCCGGGCTGCAGGCCACCCACCTGGATGCGCGGGTGCTGGGCGCCAAGTACACCGAGGACACCGGAGCGGTCGCCTACCGCTACACCTGGCATCTGCCCAAAAACCGCACCTGGACCTACGAGGGCCAGCTGAAGATGGCGCGCGACGAGGGCCGCTGGCAGATCCGGTGGACCGCCACCGGGTTGCATCCCAAGCTCGGCGACCACCAGACGTTCGCGCTGCGCGCTGACCCGCCGCGGCGCGCTTCGGTCAACGAGGCCGGTGGCACCGACGTGCTGGTCCCGGGCTACTTGTACCACTACGCGCTGGACGCCAGCCGGGCCGGCACCCAGCTGGCCAGCACGGCCCGCGCGGTGGCCGATGCGTTGCGGCCGTTCGACGACACGCTGGATCCGCAGCAACTGGCCGAGCGGGCCAGCTCCGCACCCAAGCCGCTGGACCTGATCACGCTGCGCGTCGACGACAACAATCGCGTCGCCCCCGCGATCGGCAACTTGCCCGGGGTGGTGATCACGCCGCAGGCCGAACTGCTGCCGACCGATGACCGGTTCGCACCGGCCGTCATCAGCGAGGTGAAGAAGGCCGTCGTCGATCGACTCGACGGCCAGGCGGGCTGGCGGGTGGTCAGCGTCAACCAGAATGGTGTCGACGTGGCCGTGCTGCACGAAGTTGAGCCGTCGCCCGCCCCGTCGATCACGATCAGCCTGGACCGCACGGTGCAAAACGCCGCCCAGCACGCCGTGGACAACCAGCCCCGCAAGGCCATGATCGTGGTGATCAAGCCGTCGACCGGGGAGATCCTCGCCGTCGCGCAGAACGCCGCCGCCGACGCCGACGGCCCGGTCGCCACCACCGGCCTGTACCCACCCGGATCGACCTTCAAGATGGTGACCGCCGGCGCGGCGCTGGAGCGCGACATGGCCACGCCGAACACGCTGTTGGGCTGCCCTGGTGAGATCGACATCGGGCATCGGACGATTCCGAACTACGGCGGATTCGACCTCGGCGTGGTGCCGATGTCACGCGCGTTCGCCAGTTCGTGCAACACCACGTTCGCCGAGCTGGCCAGCCGGATGCCGCCACGCGGCCTGTCGCAGACGGCCGCCCAGTACGGCCTGGGCCTCGACTACCAGGTCGATGGCATCCCCACCGTGACGGGGTCCGTTCCGCCGACCGTCGACCTGGCCGAGCGCACCGAGGACGGGTTCGGCCAGGGCAAGGTGCTGACCAGCCCGTTTGGCATGGCCCTGGTCGCGGCCACGGTGGCGGCCGGGAAGACTCCACTGCCGCAGCTCATCGAGGGACGACCGACGAAGGTCTCCGGTGATGCCACGCCGATCACTCCCAAGATGCTCGACGGGCTGCGCCCGATGATGCGGCTGGTGGTGACCAACGGCACCGCGTCGGACATCTCCGATTGCGGCGCGGTGTTCGGCAAGACGGGGGAAGCCGAATTTCCCGGCGGGTCGCATTCCTGGTTCGCCGGCTATCGGGGCGATATGGCATTCGCGTCGCTGATCGTCGGGGGCGGCAGTTCGGAGTACGCGGTGCGGATGACCAAGTTTATGTTCGACCAGCTGCCGGGCGACTACCTGACGTGA
- the map gene encoding type I methionyl aminopeptidase, which produces MPVRAALSPGVLSPTLPVPKSIPRPEYVGKPTAREGSEPWVQTPEVIEKMRIAGRIAAGALAEAGKAVAPGVTTDELDRIAHEYMIDHGAYPSTLGYKGFPKSCCTSLNEVICHGIPDSTVIEDGDIVNIDVTAYIHGVHGDTNATFLAGDVSEEHRLLVERTREAMMRAIKAVKPGRSLSVIGRVIESYANRFGYNVVRDFTGHGIGTTFHNGLVVLHYDQPAVTTILEPGMTFTIEPMINLGALDYEIWDDGWTVVTKDRKWSAQFEHTLLVTDTGAEILTQL; this is translated from the coding sequence ATGCCTGTGCGAGCCGCGCTGTCACCTGGCGTGCTGTCTCCGACACTGCCGGTGCCCAAGTCGATCCCTCGTCCGGAATACGTGGGCAAGCCGACCGCACGGGAGGGCAGTGAGCCCTGGGTGCAGACACCCGAGGTCATCGAGAAGATGCGCATCGCTGGCCGGATCGCGGCCGGCGCGCTCGCCGAGGCAGGAAAGGCGGTCGCGCCTGGCGTGACCACCGACGAACTCGACCGGATCGCACACGAATACATGATCGACCACGGTGCCTACCCGTCGACGTTGGGCTACAAGGGTTTTCCGAAGTCGTGCTGCACTTCGTTGAATGAGGTGATCTGCCACGGGATTCCGGACTCGACGGTGATCGAGGACGGCGACATCGTCAACATCGATGTCACCGCCTACATCCACGGAGTGCACGGCGACACCAATGCCACGTTTCTGGCCGGTGACGTCTCCGAGGAGCACCGGCTGCTGGTGGAGCGCACTCGCGAGGCGATGATGCGCGCGATCAAAGCGGTCAAACCGGGCCGTTCGTTGTCGGTGATCGGCCGGGTAATCGAGTCCTACGCAAACCGGTTCGGCTACAACGTCGTTCGTGATTTCACCGGGCATGGCATCGGCACCACGTTTCACAACGGGCTGGTCGTGCTGCACTACGACCAGCCCGCGGTCACCACCATCCTCGAGCCAGGGATGACGTTCACCATCGAGCCGATGATCAACCTTGGTGCGCTGGACTACGAAATCTGGGACGACGGGTGGACGGTGGTTACCAAGGACCGCAAGTGGAGTGCTCAGTTCGAGCACACGCTGCTCGTCACCGACACCGGCGCCGAAATCCTGACCCAGCTGTGA
- the ispG gene encoding flavodoxin-dependent (E)-4-hydroxy-3-methylbut-2-enyl-diphosphate synthase, translating into MSVGLGMPASPAPVLAPRRKTRQLMVGNVGVGSDYPISVQSMCTTKTHDVNATLQQIAELTAAGCDIVRVACPRQEDADALAEIARHSQIPVIADIHFQPRYIFAAIEAGCAAVRVNPGNIKEFDGRVAEVAKAAGEAGIPIRIGVNAGSLDKRFLEKHGKATPEALVESALWEASLFEEHGFSDIKISVKHTDPVVMVQAYQLLAARCDYPLHLGVTEAGPAFQGTVKSAVAFGALLSKGIGDTIRVSLSAPPVEEVKVGNQILESLNLRPRSLEIVSCPSCGRAQVDVYTLANEVSAGLEGLEVPLRVAVMGCVVNGPGEAREADLGVASGNGKGQIFVRGEVIKTVPESQIVETLIEEAMRLAAQLGSEAGTTTSGSPVVTVS; encoded by the coding sequence ATGAGCGTCGGCCTAGGGATGCCGGCATCGCCCGCACCGGTCTTGGCCCCGCGCCGCAAGACGCGTCAGCTGATGGTCGGCAACGTCGGGGTGGGCAGCGACTATCCGATTTCGGTGCAGTCGATGTGCACCACCAAAACCCACGACGTCAACGCCACCTTGCAGCAGATCGCCGAACTGACCGCGGCCGGCTGCGACATCGTGCGGGTGGCCTGCCCGCGCCAGGAGGACGCCGACGCGCTGGCCGAAATCGCCCGCCACAGCCAGATCCCGGTGATCGCCGACATCCACTTCCAGCCGCGCTACATCTTCGCCGCGATCGAGGCGGGCTGCGCGGCGGTGCGGGTAAACCCGGGCAATATCAAGGAATTCGACGGTCGGGTCGCCGAGGTCGCCAAGGCCGCCGGCGAGGCCGGCATCCCGATCCGCATCGGGGTCAATGCCGGATCACTGGACAAACGGTTCCTGGAGAAGCACGGCAAGGCCACCCCTGAGGCGCTGGTCGAGTCTGCGCTGTGGGAGGCCTCGCTGTTCGAGGAGCACGGTTTTTCCGACATCAAGATCAGCGTCAAACACACCGACCCCGTCGTCATGGTCCAGGCCTACCAGCTGCTGGCGGCCCGGTGTGACTACCCGTTGCACCTCGGCGTCACCGAGGCGGGTCCGGCGTTTCAGGGCACCGTCAAGTCCGCGGTGGCGTTTGGCGCACTGCTGTCGAAGGGCATCGGCGACACCATCCGGGTTTCGCTGTCGGCGCCTCCGGTCGAGGAGGTCAAGGTCGGCAACCAGATCTTGGAGTCGCTCAACCTGCGGCCGCGTTCGCTGGAGATCGTGTCCTGCCCGTCATGCGGTCGCGCCCAGGTCGACGTCTACACGCTGGCCAACGAGGTCAGCGCCGGGCTCGAGGGCCTTGAGGTGCCGCTGCGGGTGGCGGTGATGGGCTGTGTGGTCAACGGTCCGGGGGAGGCCCGCGAGGCCGACCTGGGCGTCGCGTCGGGCAATGGCAAGGGTCAGATTTTCGTGCGGGGCGAAGTGATCAAGACCGTCCCCGAATCGCAGATCGTCGAGACGCTGATCGAAGAAGCCATGCGGCTGGCTGCCCAGCTTGGCTCCGAAGCGGGCACAACTACAAGCGGTTCACCCGTTGTGACCGTAAGCTAA
- a CDS encoding PPE family protein, SVP subgroup encodes MTSWLGSAPSRGHRPLPAALGSTPLAGPPGLAAGVPAMPLVGGMGHGLSAAPKYGFRPTVVARPPAAG; translated from the coding sequence ATGACAAGCTGGCTTGGATCAGCGCCAAGCCGCGGGCACCGCCCGCTGCCGGCGGCGCTGGGCAGCACTCCCCTTGCCGGTCCGCCGGGCCTCGCGGCCGGCGTGCCGGCGATGCCGCTGGTAGGCGGAATGGGCCACGGCCTCAGCGCTGCACCGAAATACGGCTTCCGCCCGACCGTGGTGGCACGCCCACCAGCCGCGGGGTAA
- a CDS encoding DUF1707 domain-containing protein encodes MTRPDELAGLRISDADRNGTLRRLHNAVALGLIDINEFEQRSSQVSCARTRGELDGLVGDLPGPGAIVTSAADRVELRGWLGSLKRHGEWIVPTRLALVRRLGPVELDLVKARFAGPVVVIELDMKFGGVDIRLPDGASASIDDVEVYVGSATDRRKNAPAEGTPHVVLTGRVVCGSVVIRGPRRSWLKRRSA; translated from the coding sequence ATGACCCGCCCGGACGAATTGGCAGGCCTGCGGATCTCGGATGCCGACCGCAACGGCACCCTGCGGCGGCTGCACAACGCCGTCGCGCTCGGGCTGATCGACATCAACGAGTTCGAACAACGCTCGTCGCAGGTGTCCTGCGCGCGGACCCGTGGCGAACTTGACGGCCTGGTTGGTGACCTGCCCGGCCCCGGCGCGATCGTCACGTCGGCTGCCGACCGTGTGGAGTTGCGCGGCTGGCTGGGATCACTCAAACGCCACGGCGAATGGATCGTGCCAACCCGGCTGGCGCTGGTGCGCCGCCTGGGCCCGGTCGAATTGGACCTGGTCAAGGCCCGATTCGCGGGACCCGTGGTGGTCATCGAGCTCGACATGAAATTCGGCGGCGTCGACATCCGCCTGCCCGACGGTGCCAGCGCCTCGATCGACGACGTCGAGGTCTACGTCGGCAGCGCCACCGACCGCCGCAAGAACGCCCCGGCCGAAGGCACTCCGCACGTGGTGCTGACCGGTCGGGTGGTGTGTGGATCGGTCGTCATCCGCGGGCCGCGCCGGTCCTGGCTGAAACGCCGCTCGGCCTGA
- a CDS encoding gamma-glutamyl-gamma-aminobutyrate hydrolase family protein — MVGMTSYLDRARSGIWDVRAGFLPAAYFDGVTRAGGIAVLLPPQPVDAEIADRVLDSLDALVITGGNDIDPGAYGQAPHPATDEPGRERDAWEFALLDAALRRGLPVLGICRGAQVLNVAFGGTLHQHLPDVIGHSGHRAGNAVFTTLPVRTVPGTRLAALMGKSCQARCYHHQAIAQVGEGLVVSAWDADGVVEALELPGDNFVLAVQWHPEESLEDLRLFAAVVDAARAYAEARVSTIGGD; from the coding sequence GTGGTAGGCATGACGTCTTATCTGGACCGGGCCCGGAGTGGGATATGGGACGTGCGTGCAGGATTTTTGCCCGCCGCCTACTTCGACGGTGTCACGCGGGCCGGCGGTATCGCGGTGTTATTGCCGCCGCAGCCGGTCGACGCCGAGATCGCCGATCGGGTGCTCGACAGCCTGGACGCTCTGGTGATCACCGGGGGCAACGACATTGACCCCGGCGCCTATGGCCAGGCGCCCCATCCGGCCACCGACGAGCCGGGGCGCGAGCGCGACGCCTGGGAGTTTGCCTTGCTCGACGCGGCGCTGCGGCGCGGGCTGCCGGTGTTGGGCATCTGCCGCGGCGCCCAAGTGCTCAACGTCGCCTTCGGCGGCACGCTGCATCAGCATCTGCCCGACGTCATCGGGCACAGCGGACACCGGGCCGGCAACGCGGTGTTCACCACATTGCCGGTGCGCACCGTGCCCGGTACCCGGCTGGCAGCCCTGATGGGCAAGTCCTGTCAGGCGCGCTGCTACCACCACCAGGCCATTGCCCAAGTCGGCGAAGGCCTGGTGGTCAGCGCGTGGGACGCCGACGGTGTGGTCGAGGCGCTCGAACTACCCGGCGACAACTTCGTGCTGGCCGTGCAGTGGCATCCGGAGGAAAGCCTCGAGGATCTGCGGCTCTTCGCGGCGGTGGTGGACGCCGCGCGGGCGTACGCCGAGGCGCGGGTGAGCACGATCGGGGGCGACTGA